The region GGACGTCTGCCCCATGACGTTCGTGAAGGTCAAGATGGGGCTGCAGAAAGTCGCCCCCTCCGGGAAGCTCAACGTCCGCCTGAAGGAGGAGGCGCTGAAGAACGTGATCTCCTCCCTGAAGGGCGAGGGGCACAGGGTGACCAACGTCTCGCGGGAGGATGCGGTCTACATCCTCGAAGTGGAAAGGGGGGGCTCGTGAAAAAGGACAGGAGTCCGGAGACGGTCGTCGCGCAGGCGGGCGTTGGGGCGGACAAAGCGTACGGCGCGGTCAGCGCGCCGATCTACATGGCCGCCATCTACCGGTACGACGCGTTCGGGAAGAACCGCGGCTTCGACTACTCCCGCGGCGAGAACCCGACGCGGCAGGCGCTGGAGCGGGCGCTTTCGGACCTCGAGGGAGGCGTCCGCGCCGTCGCCTTCTCTTCCGGGATGGCGGCGATTTCCGCCCTGATGACGCTGTTCCGGTCGGGGGACCATGTCCTCTGCTCCGACGACCTGTACGGCGGCACGTACCGGCTGTTCGAGCGGCTCCTGCGCCCCTACGGGCTCACTTTCGACTACGTGGACATGGGGAACCCGTCGGCGATCGCGAAGAAGATCGGCCGGAAGACGAAGGCGCTGTTCGTCGAAACGCCGACCAACCCGCTGATGAAGATCGCCGACCTCCGGGAGATCTCCCGCATCGGCCGGAAGAGGAAGCTGCTGACCGTCGTCGACAACACGTTCATGTCACCCCTGCTCCAGCGTCCGCTGGACCTGGGGATCGACGCGGTCGTCCACAGCTCCACCAAGTTCCTCGGAGGGCACAACGACCTGATCGGCGGGGCGGTCGTAACGACAAACCCGGAGATCGGGGAAAAGGTCGCCTTCGCCCAGAAGGCGGTCGGCGCGGTCCCCTCCCCCTTCGACTGCTGGCTCCTCCTGCGGGGGATCAAGACGCTGGCCGTGCGGGTTGCGCGGGCCCAGGAGAGCGCCGCAGCACTGGCGCGCTTCCTGTCGGAACACCCCGCCGTCCGCCGGGTGTATTACCCGGGGCTCCCGGACCATCCCCGCGGGTCACTTCATCTTTCCCAGGCGTCGGGGGCAGGATCGATCGTCTCGTTCGACCTGAAGAACGCGAAGGCCGTCCCCGCGTTCCTGAACGCGCTGGAGACCGTATTGCTTGCGGAGAGCCTCGGGGGGGTCGAGTCGCTCGTCACGCATCCCTCCACGATGACCCACGCCGACATCCCGCTCGAGGAGCAGGCCGCGGTCGGGCTCACCCCTTCGCTGGTGCGGCTTTCCGTGGGGCTCGAAGACCCGCGCGACCTGCGGGAAGACCTTTCGCGGGCGCTCCGGAAGGCGTCGGGCTGACGGCGGGAGGCCGCCGCCCCGCCAGGCATTCCAGGCAGGTCCGGAAGGAGCAGATCCCGCAGGAGCGGCAATGGAGGACCGGGATGTTCCGGGACCGGACGGCGCTCATCACCTCCCTGCGCGCGCGGTGCGAGACCCGGTTCGTGAACAGGATCAGCGCCCCCGCGTTCCCGATCCGCGAAGGGAGGTTCGCCGCCGGCCCGTTGAACACCTTCAGGTCGATGCCGCGGCTCCCGGCCTCCTCCACGTAGCGCGATTCGAGCCGGTCCATCCCCCCGACCAGCACGACGTTCTTCGAAGCATTCCCCGCGCCCGGATTCCACGCGCTGCCCGACATGGCCCTCCTCCAATAAACTATATAATCTATCTATTTAATAGTATTATAAGCCATCTACCCTTCCCGTCAAGCATTTCCGGAGTAGTCTACTGAAATTATTGCAATACTGGAATATGAGAAGGTATAATCTTCAGGAACGAACGCCGGAGGGGATCGGATGAGGATGTCGACCAAGGGCCGCTACGGCCTGCGCGTGATGATGGAGCTTGCGGAAAACCACGGACGTGGCCCGACGTCGGTCGATGTCATCTCGAAAAACCAGGGCATCTCGAAGAAATACATCCACTTCCTGATGACCGGGCTGAAATCCGCCGGGCTCATCCGGACCGTGCGCGGCCCCAACGGCGGTTTCGAGCTGGCGAAGCCGCCCGCGTCGATCTCGGCG is a window of Thermodesulfobacteriota bacterium DNA encoding:
- a CDS encoding sulfurtransferase TusA family protein — its product is MTTPMLDITKDVCPMTFVKVKMGLQKVAPSGKLNVRLKEEALKNVISSLKGEGHRVTNVSREDAVYILEVERGGS
- a CDS encoding PLP-dependent aspartate aminotransferase family protein, whose protein sequence is MKKDRSPETVVAQAGVGADKAYGAVSAPIYMAAIYRYDAFGKNRGFDYSRGENPTRQALERALSDLEGGVRAVAFSSGMAAISALMTLFRSGDHVLCSDDLYGGTYRLFERLLRPYGLTFDYVDMGNPSAIAKKIGRKTKALFVETPTNPLMKIADLREISRIGRKRKLLTVVDNTFMSPLLQRPLDLGIDAVVHSSTKFLGGHNDLIGGAVVTTNPEIGEKVAFAQKAVGAVPSPFDCWLLLRGIKTLAVRVARAQESAAALARFLSEHPAVRRVYYPGLPDHPRGSLHLSQASGAGSIVSFDLKNAKAVPAFLNALETVLLAESLGGVESLVTHPSTMTHADIPLEEQAAVGLTPSLVRLSVGLEDPRDLREDLSRALRKASG
- a CDS encoding DUF2325 domain-containing protein; this encodes MSGSAWNPGAGNASKNVVLVGGMDRLESRYVEEAGSRGIDLKVFNGPAANLPSRIGNAGALILFTNRVSHRARREVMSAVRSRNIPVLHCRSCGICSFRTCLECLAGRRPPAVSPTPSGAPAKGLPAGRAGLRAPRKAAPAKG
- a CDS encoding RrF2 family transcriptional regulator translates to MRMSTKGRYGLRVMMELAENHGRGPTSVDVISKNQGISKKYIHFLMTGLKSAGLIRTVRGPNGGFELAKPPASISALDVIAVLEGWRAPVDCVANAGSCPRSGRCAAREVWSDVGHAVDAVLSGRTLAELSSKQRALRETAPDFCI